A window of Pedococcus badiiscoriae genomic DNA:
CGAGGGCCTCAAGATCGCGCTCGCGACCCTCGACCACACCCGGGTCACCATCGGGGCGCAGGCAGTCGGGATCGCGCAGGGGGCGCTGGACTTCGCGGTCTCCTACGTCAAGGAGCGCAAGCAGTTCGGCAAGCACATCGCCGAGTTCCAGGGCATCCAGTTCATGCTCGCCGACATGGCGATGGCCGTCGAGGCGGCCCGCCAGATGGTCTACGTCGCGGCCGCCAAGTCCGAGCGCGGTGACAAGGACCTGCCCTTCTTCGGCGCGGCCGCCAAGTGCTACGCCTCGGACGTCGCGATGCAGGTGACCACCGACGCGGTCCAGCTGCTCGGTGGCGCGGGCTACGTGCGCGACTTCCCCGTCGAGCGCATGATGCGCGACGCCAAGATCACCCAGATCTACGAGGGCACCAACCAGATCCAGCGCATCGTGATGGCCCGCCAGATCCTGAAGTAGTCACACGCGACCCGGGATGCGCGAGCCGGGCCGCACGCCGAAGGCAGTCATAGGCCGTCAACGGGCTGCCCTCAGGCCTCGCCGCTGTGGACGTCCCCCTTGTCTGAACGCCGATCTCATGGCGGCGCGATCGTGTGCTTTTCCGGGGGCTGAGTGGGGCGCACGTGCGTCGGGAGTCAGGGGCGGCGGCGCAGCAGCGCTCGTGTGCGCCATGTCAGCCGCCCGAAGCGCGGGACTGGGATGAACAGGTAGGTCGCCAACCCGGCGTAGGCGCTCTCGTGCCTGTGGGCGGCCAAGGAGGTCGCCCAGGCGGTCCCGAGGCTGAAGACCACTGCCAGGGCCGCGAACATGGCCCAGCGAAGGCGCGGGCGCTCCATGGTCGCGAGTCGTTGGTCCAACGAAACGGCCGCGCGAGTGGGGTTGCGACGAAGCTCCTCGTGCTGGCTTTCTCGTACCCGGTGGATCCACGTGCCGCTGATGAGCAGGGCTCCAGCAAGCGCCAGAGGCAGGGCAACGCCGGCGCGGGCGCCCGGACTGAGGCCCACGAGAAACTGGGCGCCGGAGCTCGCGAAGAGTAGGACAGCTCCAGCGACCCTGTACGGCCATCGTCCCCAGCGCGAACCATCACCCATGGCGCAACCCACTCTCCCCCTTGGCCACGCGAGTAAGGCACCGCTGGCCGGACCACGGGGAGCTCTCCGTATTTGGGCCCTGTGCATCCCCGATTCATTCATCGGCAGACCGCGCGGATCGCCGCATGATCGGACGTTTCCATAGGTGGCATAGAGCCGCCAACTCTCGCCAAGGGATCGTGATCGGCGTCGACGCGATAGCGGCAAGCGACGCGTCGCAACCCGCCGCCACCCCCGGGAGGGGTGACGAGTCCCCTGGCTTCTGGCGGCGCTTGTTCCGCCGGTAGCCAAGCACTCAACGCGGCATGAGCGAGCTTTTCGATCACCCGCCGGTGGTGAACTGGAAGATCGCGTTGAGCACCAGGAAGACCCAGAACCCGAGCATCAGCCACCACGGAGCCCACACGGCGGTGACCATCGGCCCCTGGGGCAGTCCAGCAGTCTCAGCCCACCTACTGAGATAGGCGCGGGACAGACGGGTCGCCGATGCGACCTCTGACAACCACGGAACGTGACCCTTCTCATCAGGTCTCGGGTCTTCGTCAACCACGCGATCGCCCAGCCTGAGGATCGCGACGGCAGCAGCCGCCCCAACTCCGAAGGGAACAGCACTCCAGCTTGCCTTGTCGTCGAGCCACGTGGTCAGCCCACCACCGGCAACGACGAGCCAACCCGGAAGCGCGCTGACCACCAAGGTGAGTCTGGGAGATGCCGCGTGAGCTTGCGATGGCATGCGATGCAGCATGGCATGGCCATAGCCATCAGAAGTCCGCTCATCGGCATGTCCCACAACCGCGAGCGCCGAAGCGCGGCAGGAGAACCCGGGTCATCTGGGGGTGTACATGCCGTGCATGCGGTGCGACTCTGACCCAGAGCACCCGGCCCGGGGGAGACGGGCCCCAATCGGGGAGAGAACCATGAACAGGAAGCTCGGTATCGTCGGCGCAGCCGGCATCGTCGCAGGGCTGATGCTCGCCAGCGCGCCCGCGCAGGCACAGAGCAGCGCACCGTCGCCCGCTGCCCGCACCCACGTCGCGGCATACGTCCCGCCGCCCATCGCGTGGGGCCCGTGCAGCAGCTCGACGCTGCAGCAGTTCGGCGCCCAGTGCGGCATGCTGACCGTCCCCTTGGACTACGCGCACCCGGCCGGCACCAAGATCCAGCTCGCGGTGTCACGGGTGACGCACACGACCCCCAGCTCGCAGTACCAGGGAGTGGTGCTGGTCAACCCAGGCGGCCCGGGTGGCTCCGGTCTCGTGTACTCCATCTTCCAGTCGTTCATCCCGAACGACGGGGGCATGTCCTATGACTGGATCGGCTTCGACCCGCGCGGTGTCGGGTCCAGCGTCCCGTCCCTGACCTGCGACGGAAACTACTTCGGCTTCAACCGGCCCTCGTTCGTTCCGGTCAACGAGCGGGTTGAGCACGCGTGGTTGGTCAAGACCCGGAACTACACCAGGGCGTGCAAGGCGGCCGGAGGGGCGCTGCTGGAGCATCTCAAGACGACCGACTCGGTCGCCGACATGGAAAGCATCCGGATCGCGCTGGGGCAGTCGAAGATCAACTACTACGGGTTCTCGTACGGCACCTACCTGGGCCAGGTGTACGCCACGCTGCACCCGAACCGGGTTCGCCGGTTCATCTTGGACTCGAACGTCGACCCGCGCCGCGTCTGGTACCAGGCCAACCTCGACCAGGACTACGCCTTCGACAAGAACCTGGGTATCTACCTGAACTGGGTCGCGGCCCACGACAGCAGCTACCACCTGGGGACCAGCGGCGCCGCGCTGCTCAGGACCTACTACCGCGTCCTGAACCGGCTGCGGACCCACCCCCAGGCCGGTGGCCTTGTCGGGCCGGACGAGTGGACTGACGCCATCGTCCCGGCCGCGTACTACGTGTATGGCTGGGACACCACAGCCCAGGCCATTGCTGCGGCAGTCAACGGCGGTGACTTCACCGCCATCCGTGACCTGTATGTCAGCTCGACCGGTGGCCAGGGTCCGGGGGCCGACAACGGGTACGCCGTGTACCTGGCCGTGCAGTGCTCGGACGTCCGGTGGCCCCAGGCGTGGTCGACGTGGGAGAGGGACAACAACCGGGTGTACTCGCGGGCGCCGTTCCTGACCTGGGACAACGCCTGGTACAACGCCCCGTGCCGCGGTTGGGGTGCCAAGCCGGGCACGCCGGTGACGGTCAACGGTCAGCGGTCGCCGGCGATGCTGCTGGTCGATGAGACCAACGACGCCGCCACCCCGTACGCCGGCAGCCTGTACGTCCGCAGCATCTTCCCGAAGTCAGTGCTCATCGAAGGAGTCGGCGGCACCACCCACGCGGGTTCGCTGTCGGGAGTGGCCTGCACCGACGACAAGATCGCGGCTTACCTGGCGACGGGTGCGCTGCCGAAGCGGGTGTCCGGCAACCGCTCGGACGTGCAGTGCGCGCCGGTGCCGCCGCCCACGCCGACCGTCGCGGCCGCGACCGCAAGCCGGAAGGCCACCACGAAGCCGGCGCGGGTCGGGACCCTTCGGCAGGTTCTCGGACCCATCGGCCGAGACCGCTGACAGCAAGGACAACTGACCGCTGACAGCAAGAAGACTGGTGGGGCGCCCGCGCGGCATACCTGGTCGGCTCAGCCGAGGGGCGATGGTGCTCAGCCTCCGGAGGGCTTGCCGTTCGTGCCGGCGGGGGGCGCCTCGAGGGGCTGGTCGTTGCGCAGCATGGTGAACAGCGCCTTGGCGCGCTGGGTGTCCCACTTGACCGAGTCGCCTGCCGACGTCTGGTAGTTCACGCTCTGGATCGGGACGACGAGGCTGAGTCCCTGCCCCTTGGAGACCGCCCGCATGGCCAGCAGCACCCGGGTGGCGTCACGCAGGGAGGTGTCCTGCCCGACGATCAGGCCCTGGGCCGCGGCATGCGTGAAGCCCCAGTAGCGCGTCGGGATGAGCACGGTGGCAGGCGTCAGGGCCTGCTTCATGATGGCGGCGAGGAACTGACGCTGCCGTTCCGCGCGCCCGATGTCCCCGCGCGGGTCCGAGTAGCGGGCCCGGACGAAGCCCAGGGCGTTCTTGCCGTCGAGGACCTGGCAGCCCTTCTGCAGGTTGATGCCGGCCTTGTGGTCGTCCATGTGGAAAGGCACGCAGATGTTGACGCCGCCGACGCTGTCCACCACGGAGGCGAAGCCCGCGAAGCCGATCTCGACGTACCCATCGATGTGCAGGTCGGTGACGTGCTCGATGGTCTGCACCAGCAGGTTGGGCCCGCCGAACGCGAAGGCGGCATTGATCTTGTTGCTGCCGTGTCCCGGGATCGGCACGTAGCTGTCGCGGGGGATGGAGATGAGGGCGGGCTTGCCGCCGTCCTGCGGGACGTGGACCAGGATGATCGAGTCGGTTCGGCGTCCGACCGCCTTGCCGGTCCTGAGCTCCCTGCGCTGGGCCGCGGTGAGGCCGGCGCGGCTGTCCGAGCCGACGAGCAGGTAGTTGAAGCCCTTGGTGTCAGCCGGGCGGGTCCCAGCGGGTGTGGTGTCGACCTTGGCCACGGCGTTCCAGGCGTGCAGGGGGGTGAAGATCATGAACGCCAGCCACGCCGCCACGAGCACCAGCACGATGCGCACGACGGGGAGACGGCGCCGCCGAGGCCCTTCGTCGCGTGCCTCGTCCGGCGCTCCCGGTCCGGACCGCGCTCGCCGACGGCCGCGGACGTCGACGGTGTACACCCCGTCTGCGGTGCCCGCTTCGGTCCCGTCGTAACCCCGACGGTCTCCGCCGGCGTCCCGCTGGGGGATGGCTCGTGCGTCGTCCGGGCGGGTCTGGCGTCCAGTCATGCTGTCCAGTCTCGGGTGCGAGCATGCAGGCTGGCAAAACGCCTCGACGGCCGGAGCTGGTGGTCCGGGTGACCGGAAACCGTCTCGAACCCCCGCAAAGCCGCCGGTCATCGCTCTGGCTGGCGCGACACTCGGTAAATCACACGCGTCACAGAAATCACACTGGTGTACCCCGATACTGGTCGACCATGAGGGCCACCGAGGTCGCGTCGACGCGTGAAGAGACTGGTTTGTACGTGTCCGAGCGCAGCACCACGGCCCTGGCCGACGGCGGGGTGCTCACCCCACGGATGCGACGGCGGCGCGCCTTCGCCCTCGTCCTGCTGACCCTCGTGTTGCCGGGTAGCGCCCAGCTCGTCGCCGGTCGTCGTGACCTCGGGCGCTTCGCACTGCGGGTCTGGGGTCTGGTCGTGGGGGTCTGCCTGCTGGTCGGCGTCGTCTTCCTGGTGCAGCGCTCCCTGGCCCTCAGTCTCTTCAGCCGGGGTGCTGTCCTGACGTTCGTGGAGTCGGTCTTCTTCGCCCTGGCCGCACTCTGGGCGCTGTTGTTCCTCGACGCGTGGCGGCTGGGACAGCCGACCACCCTCGTCGTCCGGGCCCGCCGCTGGCTGACCGCCATCACCGCGGTGCTCCTGGTCATGACCTCGGGCAGCCTGGTCTACGCGGCCTCCAACGTGGGTGCCGGACGCGACGCGCTCGACTCGATGTTCCAGGGCACCACGGCCGCCAAGGCGACCAAGGGCCGCTACAACATCCTGGTGCTCGGAGGCGACTCCGGGGCCGACCGCGTCGGGACCCGGCCCGACAGCATCCAGCTCGTCAGCGTGGATGCCACGACGGGGCGGGCGGTCACGTTCGGCTTCTCCCGCGACACCGAGAACATCAACTTCCGCCCCGGCTCGACGATGAAGCGGCTGATGCCGGCGGGGTGGAACTGCGGCGACCAGTGCCTGCTCAACGGCCTGTTCACGTGGGCCACGGACCACAAGGCGATGTTCCCCCCGGGGACCCGGGACCCCGGTGTCCTGGCGACGAGGGAGGCGGTCGAAGCGCTGTCGGGCCTCGATGTGCAGTACTTCGTGCTCATCGACCTGCGAGGTTTCAGCGGTCTGATCGACGCGCTGGGTGGGCTCGACGTGAACGTCCAGAAGCGCACCCCGATCGGAGGTGGCACGTCACGGATCAGCGGATGGATCGAGCCCGGCCTCCAGCACCTTGATGGCACCCACGCGCTCTGGTACGCCCGGGCCCGTGAGGGCTCGTCGAACTACGACCGGATGGCGCGTCAGCGCTGCGTGATGACCGCGATGGTGCAACAGGTCGACCCGCAGGCCCTGGTGCTCCACTTCGCCGGCATCGCCGCCGCGACCAAGGGCGTGCTCAAGACAGACCTGCCCCAGTCCGAGCTCGGCTACTTTGCCGACCTGGCCCTGAAGACCCGCGCGCAGAAGATCAAGAGCGTCAACTTCGTCCCGCCCCTGATCAAGCCGTGGCACTACGACCCGGCCATCATCCGGTCCACGGTGGCCTCGACGATCCAGGCCTCGGAGGACGGGACCAGCGCCTCGGAGTCAGTGGCCCGCAAGGCTGCCGCGGGCTCGGCGTCCGCGGCCCGCTCGGGTACCACAGCGGGGACGCCCAGCGCGGCCACCCCGGCGCCCGATGCCTCGGTCGGGACGCCGAGCGCCCCCGCGAACGCGAAGACCACCGACCTCGGCGGGATCTGTTCTGCGGGATGATCGTGTCCTCATGAGCTCCCATCCCCCCGCCGAGACCCCCGCCCACGCACCATCCGTCAGCGTCATCGTGCCCGTGCTCAACGAGGAACGACACCTGCGCGACGCCGTGGAGATGATCCTCGCCCAGGACTACCCCGGCCCCCTCGAGGTCGTGCTGGCGCTGGGCCCCTCGAGGGACCGCACCGATGCGGTGGCCGCAGAGCTCGCGGCGGCCGACCCCCGCGTGCGCACCGTGCCGAACCCGAGCGGGAAGACGCCGAACGGCCTCAACGCCGCCATCGCGGCCTCTCGGCACGAGGTCGTGGCGCGGGTTGACGGGCACGCCGAGATCCCCACCGACTACGTCGCGACGGCGGTGGCCGAGCTGACCCGCGTGGATGCCGACAACGTCGGGGGACTGATGCTGGCCGAGGGTCGTACGGCGTTCGAGCGGGCCGTGGCGTGTGCGATGCGCAGCCCCATCGGCGTCGGCAACGCCCGGTTCCACGTCGGGGGCGGCGCAGGCGAGGCCGACACGGTGTACCTCGGCGTCTTCCGGCGCAGTGCCCTGGAACGGGTGGGTGGGTACGACGAGCACTTCGCCCGCGCCCAGGACTGGGAGATGAACCACCGGATCCGGCAGACGGGCGGCCGGGTGTGGTTCACGCCCGACCTCAAGGTGACCTACCGCCCGCGGAGCACGTTCGCGGCGCTGGGCAAGCAGTACTTCTACTACGGGCGCTGGCGCCGCGTCGTGGCCAGGCACCACGTCGGCACCATCAACGTCCGCTACCTGGCACCGCCGGTCATGGTGGCCGGCACGACGGTCGCCATCGCGGCAGGCTTCCTGTGGTGGCCCGCCTGGCTGGTGCCCGCGGCATACGGCGTCGCCATCACGGCCGGTGGCCTGGCGATCAGCAGCGGTGAGTCGCTGCGCACCCGCCTCCTGACCCCCCTCGCGCTCGGCGTCATGCACTGGTCGTGGGGGATCGGATTCATCACGAGCCCACCCGGACTGGCACGCTGACCCCATGCGCGTTCTCATGCTCGTGGCCACCTCGGTGGCCACCGACACCAGGGTGCTCCGTGAGGCGGCCACCCTGGTCGCCGACGGACACGAGGTGCACATCGTCGGCAAGAGCGTGCCCACCGACTTCTCGCCGCCACCCGGGGTGACCGTGTCCAGCGTCGGCACCTCATCGGTGTTCCGGGCCGAGGGCGCCGAGTCGGCCGGCCACCGCAGGCTCGCGCCGCACCTGCGGCTGGCCCGCTGGGTCCTGCTTCCACAGCACCGCAACTCCGCCTTCGGGCGGTGGGCGCAGGGCGCGGTGGCGGATGCGCGGGCCCGCAGCTTCGACGTCGTCCACGCCCACGACTTCACCGCCCTCGAGGCGGGGGCGACGCTGGCCGAACACCGTGGCGTGCCGCTCGTCTACGACAGCCACGAGCTCTGGGCCGGCCGTCCGCGGCAGTACCGCCCCACCCCGGTGCAGGACTGGCGCGAACGCCGCGTCGAGGCGCGCCTCGGCGCCAGGGCGGCCGCGGTCGTGACGGTGGGGGAGGGCGTCGCCGACGTCCTGCGGCGGCGTTACGGGTGGTCCCACGTGGTCGTCGTGCGCAACACCTTCGAGGCCGTCGAGGGTGGCCCGCCCGCCACCCCCACGGCAGCGGTGTATGCCGGTCGGCTGGCTCCCTACCGCGAGCTCGAGGTGATCGCGCAGGCGTCGCGCACCAGCCCGCTGCCGATCACGCTCGTGGGGCCGAGCGACCCGTCCTGGCTGGCCCGCTTCGAGCCCGGTGACACGACCGTCCGCAGCGCGGTCGGGGTGGCGGAGGTCACCCACCTCCTCCAGGAGGCCGGCATCGCCCTCGTCACGCACGGTGACAACTTCGACAACCTGCGCCTCGCCCTGCCGAACAAGGCCTTCCAGGCCGTCGCGGCGGGGGTGCCCGTCGTTGCCACGGACGTGGGGGAGCTGGCGGCCCTGGTGCGCGAGCACGGGATCGGCGCGCTCTACGCCCCCGGCGACGCGGCGGGGCTGGTCCGCGCCATCGAGTCGGTCGTCGCGGACTACCCGCGCTGGTGCGCCCAGGTGGCGTCGGCGAGATCAGCCCTAGGGTGGGAAGTGGATGCCCAGAGGTTGCGCGAGGTCTACCACCGCGTGGCCTGAGGGCCGTCGCGGGTCGTCTAGACTCTGTCGGTCGGTGACGGCCGATGGGCGAAATCGAGAGCGAGGAAAATGAGCAGCGATCACCAAGTGGTGCTCAGCGAACCGGAGAACCAGTTCACGACGACACACCACGTCTACGAACCACACCGGGCAGGCATCCCTCCGTTGCGCTCCTACGCGACCGAGCTCTTCCGCCGCCGTGAGTTCGCGGCGGAGATGTCGCGCTCGAACCTTCGTGCGGCCAACTCCACGACGGTGTTCGGACAGATCTGGCTGATCCTCAACCCGCTGCTGCTCGCCGGCGTGTACTTCGTCCTCGTGCAGGTGCTGAGCGGTGGCAACCGCGGACTCGAGTTCTTCGCCAAGCTGACCGCGGGACTGTTCACGTTCTACTTCGTGGCCGGCTCGATGTCGACGGGCGCCGCCTCCGTCGTCAGTGGCGGCAAGCTCCTGATGAACACCGCGTTCCCCCGACTCCTGATGCCGTTCTCGGCCGTGCGCACCGCGTTCTTCCGGTTCCTGCCGACCGCCTTCGTCTACTTCGTCTTCCACATCGCGGCGGGGCGCCCCTGGAGGCTCGCGACGCTGGCAGCCTTGCCCTTCCTCCTGCTGCTGGTCATCTTCTCGCTCGGGCTCGCGTCGTTCTTCGCGACGATGCAGGTGTACTTCCGCGACACCACCAGCTTCATGCCGTACGTCAACCGCATCTGGCTCTACCTCTCGCCGGTGCTGTGGACGCTCGACGGCGTGCCGCACCGGTTCCAGCGCTTCACCGACGTGCTCGTGGTGATCAACCCGTTGTTCTCCCTGCTGGGCGGTTTCAGCCAGGCGCTGGTCGACGGGGTGGTGCCGGAGCTCAAGGTCTGGCTGATCGCGATGGCGTGGGCTTTCGGCACGTTCGCCATCGGTACGTTGTTCTTCATGTCGAGGGAGCGTGAGTTCGCTGTCCGCCTCTAGCCACAACTCGGTGGTCAAGGTCGAGAACCTCTCGATCACCTACCGAACCACGTTCGAACGGGTGCCCACGTTCAAGAACGCCATCACCCGCTTGGGCCATGGCCAGCGCGCGGTCCGCGAGATCCAGGCGCTCAAGAACGTCAGCTTCGACGTGCCCGACGGCACCGCCCTCGGCATCATCGGCAACAACGGCGCCGGCAAGTCGACCCTCATGCGGGCCATGGCGGGGATCCTGCCGCCCACCGAGGGGCGCATCGAGGTCCACGGCCGGGTCAGTCCGCTGCTCTCGCTCGGCGTCGGCTTCAACGCCCAGCTCTCCGGTCGCGAGAACATCATCCTGGGTGGTCTGGCCAGCGGGCTGTCGCGCAAGGCTGTCGCTGCCCGTGCCGAGCAGGTCACGGAGTTCGCGGACCTGCAGGAGTTCATCGACGCCCCGATGCGCACCTACTCCTCGGGCATGTACAGCCGGCTGGGCTTCTCGGTCGCCGTGCACATGGACCCCGACATCCTCATGATCGACGAGGCACTGTCCGCCGGGGACGCCTCCTTCAAGTCCAAGGCCGCCGCGAAGATGGCCGAGCTGCGCTCCAACGCCCGCGCCTTCTTCCTCGTGAGCCACTCGCTGTCCTCGATCAACGAGCTGTGCAACGACGCCATCTGGCTGCACAAGGGCCAGGTGATGATGCGGGGCACGCCCGAGGAAGTCACCGAGAAGTACACCGAGTTCGTCAACGTGGGCCAGTCCGCCGTCGTCCTCGAGGACCTGTGACCTGAGGTGGTCGACGTCAGCGTCGTCACCAGTGGTCACGACGTGTCCGACGCCCGGCTCCACCGCGTCTGCGCAGCCCTGCTCGGGCACGGCCTGACCGTCGAGGTGATCGGCCTGGGTGACGCCGGGCAGGGCCCCGACGGTGCCGAGGTGCACACCACCCCGCGCGGCGGCATGGCGGCACGGGCGCTGGCTGCGCCCCGCAAGGCCGCCGCTGCCCGCGGCGCCGTGCTCCTCGCGCTCGACCCCGACTCGCTGCTGGCCAGCCTCGTCGTGGGCCGGCTGCGCCGTCGCAGGGTCGTGGCCGACGTCCACGAGGACTACGCGGCGCTGCTGTCCGACCGGTCCTGGGCCGCAGGCTGGCGCGGCACCGTGGGGCGGGCGCTCGCCGGGCTGGCCACGGCCGCCGCGCGGCGGGCCGACCTCGTCGTCGTGGCGGACGACCACCTGCCGCCGCTCACCGCACGCCACCGGTTCGTCCTGCGCAACCTCCCCGACCTGGCCATGCTGCCGCCGCTCGGCGCGCCCGACCCCCAGCCGCGGGCCCTCTACGTGGGAGACGTGCGCGGGTCCCGCGGGCTCTGGTCCATGCTCGATGCCATCGAGCAGGCCCCCGCCTGGCACCTCGACGTCGTGGGCCCGGTGGCCGGCGGCGACGCCGACGAGCTGGCGGCCCGGCTACGCCGCTCCGGGCTCGACGACCGGGTGCGGTTCCACGGCCGGCTGCCCCCACGCCAGGCATGGGCCGTGGCCGAGGGCGCGTGGTGTGGTCTG
This region includes:
- a CDS encoding ABC transporter ATP-binding protein, giving the protein MSSLSASSHNSVVKVENLSITYRTTFERVPTFKNAITRLGHGQRAVREIQALKNVSFDVPDGTALGIIGNNGAGKSTLMRAMAGILPPTEGRIEVHGRVSPLLSLGVGFNAQLSGRENIILGGLASGLSRKAVAARAEQVTEFADLQEFIDAPMRTYSSGMYSRLGFSVAVHMDPDILMIDEALSAGDASFKSKAAAKMAELRSNARAFFLVSHSLSSINELCNDAIWLHKGQVMMRGTPEEVTEKYTEFVNVGQSAVVLEDL
- a CDS encoding alpha/beta fold hydrolase, with the protein product MNRKLGIVGAAGIVAGLMLASAPAQAQSSAPSPAARTHVAAYVPPPIAWGPCSSSTLQQFGAQCGMLTVPLDYAHPAGTKIQLAVSRVTHTTPSSQYQGVVLVNPGGPGGSGLVYSIFQSFIPNDGGMSYDWIGFDPRGVGSSVPSLTCDGNYFGFNRPSFVPVNERVEHAWLVKTRNYTRACKAAGGALLEHLKTTDSVADMESIRIALGQSKINYYGFSYGTYLGQVYATLHPNRVRRFILDSNVDPRRVWYQANLDQDYAFDKNLGIYLNWVAAHDSSYHLGTSGAALLRTYYRVLNRLRTHPQAGGLVGPDEWTDAIVPAAYYVYGWDTTAQAIAAAVNGGDFTAIRDLYVSSTGGQGPGADNGYAVYLAVQCSDVRWPQAWSTWERDNNRVYSRAPFLTWDNAWYNAPCRGWGAKPGTPVTVNGQRSPAMLLVDETNDAATPYAGSLYVRSIFPKSVLIEGVGGTTHAGSLSGVACTDDKIAAYLATGALPKRVSGNRSDVQCAPVPPPTPTVAAATASRKATTKPARVGTLRQVLGPIGRDR
- a CDS encoding LCP family protein, which encodes MTGRQTRPDDARAIPQRDAGGDRRGYDGTEAGTADGVYTVDVRGRRRARSGPGAPDEARDEGPRRRRLPVVRIVLVLVAAWLAFMIFTPLHAWNAVAKVDTTPAGTRPADTKGFNYLLVGSDSRAGLTAAQRRELRTGKAVGRRTDSIILVHVPQDGGKPALISIPRDSYVPIPGHGSNKINAAFAFGGPNLLVQTIEHVTDLHIDGYVEIGFAGFASVVDSVGGVNICVPFHMDDHKAGINLQKGCQVLDGKNALGFVRARYSDPRGDIGRAERQRQFLAAIMKQALTPATVLIPTRYWGFTHAAAQGLIVGQDTSLRDATRVLLAMRAVSKGQGLSLVVPIQSVNYQTSAGDSVKWDTQRAKALFTMLRNDQPLEAPPAGTNGKPSGG
- a CDS encoding LCP family protein; amino-acid sequence: MRATEVASTREETGLYVSERSTTALADGGVLTPRMRRRRAFALVLLTLVLPGSAQLVAGRRDLGRFALRVWGLVVGVCLLVGVVFLVQRSLALSLFSRGAVLTFVESVFFALAALWALLFLDAWRLGQPTTLVVRARRWLTAITAVLLVMTSGSLVYAASNVGAGRDALDSMFQGTTAAKATKGRYNILVLGGDSGADRVGTRPDSIQLVSVDATTGRAVTFGFSRDTENINFRPGSTMKRLMPAGWNCGDQCLLNGLFTWATDHKAMFPPGTRDPGVLATREAVEALSGLDVQYFVLIDLRGFSGLIDALGGLDVNVQKRTPIGGGTSRISGWIEPGLQHLDGTHALWYARAREGSSNYDRMARQRCVMTAMVQQVDPQALVLHFAGIAAATKGVLKTDLPQSELGYFADLALKTRAQKIKSVNFVPPLIKPWHYDPAIIRSTVASTIQASEDGTSASESVARKAAAGSASAARSGTTAGTPSAATPAPDASVGTPSAPANAKTTDLGGICSAG
- a CDS encoding glycosyltransferase; translated protein: MRVLMLVATSVATDTRVLREAATLVADGHEVHIVGKSVPTDFSPPPGVTVSSVGTSSVFRAEGAESAGHRRLAPHLRLARWVLLPQHRNSAFGRWAQGAVADARARSFDVVHAHDFTALEAGATLAEHRGVPLVYDSHELWAGRPRQYRPTPVQDWRERRVEARLGARAAAVVTVGEGVADVLRRRYGWSHVVVVRNTFEAVEGGPPATPTAAVYAGRLAPYRELEVIAQASRTSPLPITLVGPSDPSWLARFEPGDTTVRSAVGVAEVTHLLQEAGIALVTHGDNFDNLRLALPNKAFQAVAAGVPVVATDVGELAALVREHGIGALYAPGDAAGLVRAIESVVADYPRWCAQVASARSALGWEVDAQRLREVYHRVA
- a CDS encoding glycosyltransferase, with protein sequence MVDVSVVTSGHDVSDARLHRVCAALLGHGLTVEVIGLGDAGQGPDGAEVHTTPRGGMAARALAAPRKAAAARGAVLLALDPDSLLASLVVGRLRRRRVVADVHEDYAALLSDRSWAAGWRGTVGRALAGLATAAARRADLVVVADDHLPPLTARHRFVLRNLPDLAMLPPLGAPDPQPRALYVGDVRGSRGLWSMLDAIEQAPAWHLDVVGPVAGGDADELAARLRRSGLDDRVRFHGRLPPRQAWAVAEGAWCGLALLEDTPAFRAATPSKLYEYLGCGLAVVVTDLPRQAELVRDSGGGQVVPPGPLAGSATAAVLNDWVQDPATLADRRTAAGRWRSQALQDNPYADLARRVAALGEARAGADPAAGPPAHRP
- a CDS encoding glycosyltransferase family 2 protein; translation: MSSHPPAETPAHAPSVSVIVPVLNEERHLRDAVEMILAQDYPGPLEVVLALGPSRDRTDAVAAELAAADPRVRTVPNPSGKTPNGLNAAIAASRHEVVARVDGHAEIPTDYVATAVAELTRVDADNVGGLMLAEGRTAFERAVACAMRSPIGVGNARFHVGGGAGEADTVYLGVFRRSALERVGGYDEHFARAQDWEMNHRIRQTGGRVWFTPDLKVTYRPRSTFAALGKQYFYYGRWRRVVARHHVGTINVRYLAPPVMVAGTTVAIAAGFLWWPAWLVPAAYGVAITAGGLAISSGESLRTRLLTPLALGVMHWSWGIGFITSPPGLAR
- a CDS encoding ABC transporter permease, which translates into the protein MSSDHQVVLSEPENQFTTTHHVYEPHRAGIPPLRSYATELFRRREFAAEMSRSNLRAANSTTVFGQIWLILNPLLLAGVYFVLVQVLSGGNRGLEFFAKLTAGLFTFYFVAGSMSTGAASVVSGGKLLMNTAFPRLLMPFSAVRTAFFRFLPTAFVYFVFHIAAGRPWRLATLAALPFLLLLVIFSLGLASFFATMQVYFRDTTSFMPYVNRIWLYLSPVLWTLDGVPHRFQRFTDVLVVINPLFSLLGGFSQALVDGVVPELKVWLIAMAWAFGTFAIGTLFFMSREREFAVRL